Within Pelistega ratti, the genomic segment ATACTACTAAGGTATTTTTTACCCTAATCAGGTTTTTTTTACCATGAGCCATCATCTCATTATTGAAGACCTCAATAAAGAACTTTCACCCACCCAACGTTTAGCACGTTTAGCCACAACCATTAAAACAGAATTTGGCTGTAGTGCGGTGGGATTACTTCGACTTCATCATGACACTCTCTTGATGGAAGCCGCGGCAGGTCTTAGTCCAGATACCTTGGGCAGACAATTTAAATTAGCAGAACACCCTCGACTACAAACCATTGTCAATGACTCTGCTCCTGTTCATTTTGATCAAAACTCTTCTCTACCCGATCCTTATGATGGGTTAGTAGATGAATCGCTTGGTGAAAATCTACACGTACATGATTGCCTAGGCTGTAAATTATTTGTTAATGGTCAATTATGGGGGATTATCACGCTAGATGCGATGAAAGATACCTTTACCAAAGCAAATAAAGAAAAGTTATTTCAATCTATTCACTTATTTGAAGCCAGTATCCGTATGGCACAAATCGAAAAGCAACTTGCAGAACAACAACTGTTCACCCCCATAGATGCACAATCAGAAATCAAAAATAATCGTAAAGTTATTGGGGATAGCCCTGCTATTTTGCATCTGACAGAAGAGATTCGGCTGATTTCAGACTCTGACTTACCGCTATTAATTACGGGTGAAACAGGGGTGGGAAAAGATGTTTTTGCCCACTATGCACATGCTTACTCTAAACGCCATGCACGCCCTCTTATTATTGTGAATTGTGCTGCCCTACCCGATGCTTTAGCGGAAAGTGAATTATTTGGCCATGTTAAAGGGGCTTTCTCTGGTGCAACGCATGAAAGGATAGGTCGATTTGAAGCGGCAGATAATGGCACTCTTTTTTTAGATGAGATTGGTGAGCTAAGTCTCAGTATTCAATCTAAGCTACTACGCGCTATCCAAAACGGAGAAATCCAGCGTTTAGGCTCTGATAAGTTGCATTATGTTAATGTGCGTATTATTGCAGCAAGCAATCGTGATTTAAAAAAAGAGGTTGAAGAAGGTAATTTTAGAAAAGACCTTTATCATCGCCTCTCTGTTTATCCACTTCACATTCCTCCCCTACGCGAGCGAGGAAATGATATTTTATTATTAGCAGGTTATTTTTTAGAACTCAATCGTTCGCGATTAGGGTTAAGAGGATTACGACTTAGTCCATCTGCTAGCCAGGCACTCTTACACTACCATTGGCCGGGTAATGTACGTGAGCTAGAACATATTATTAGTCGTGCCTCATTAAAAGCAAGAGGGGCAAGCCATAGTCGCCATGATATTGTGACGATAGAGTCTTATCAATTAGATATTGATAATTTATCGGAGCAACCACACCCTATACAGGATACTCATACCGCTCCTGCTATCCCTATTGATACTTCCCTACCCCTAAAAGTATTAATTCAAAATTTTGAGAAAGAAGTAATTCAGCAAACACTTGAACAAACGCATTATCGGTGGACAGAAGCAGGCAAAAGACTGGGGATTGATACCAGTAATTTACACAAATTAGCAAAGAAATTAGGATTAAAGTAATAACACGAGAGGATACTATGCCATATAGAAAATATAGTGAATTAGCGGAATCGGTTGAGATGATGTCTATGGCGGTCACATCTGGTCGATTTATGAATAAACTTGATGATGGCACATACTATAACCTACAGGATAGTTATGAGACATTTCCAGTTAAAAAATTTGAAAATGCCAAAAAATCCTACGCTCAAGGAATAGAAGAAGATGAAGAATTATTATTTCTTTTTGATATTACCTTATTTGGTAGTGCAACAGACGGCATGATAATCACCAACAAAAAGATATACTTTAAAGATTTTCTTGAAGATCCTGAATGTATTGATTATGTAGAAATAGATAAAATTATTGATCGAAAAATATCTGATGAAGAATGTGAAATGACCCTTTGTCATAAGGGAAAAGCGACTAAGATTAAAATTCCTCGATTTCAGTTCTTTGATCATCATTTTATCCAGTTTATCGCTGGGTACGCTGAGATTCTTCAACAAAATAACCATTTATTAGCACAGGGAAAAGCAGCACTAAAAGATGGGGTTGATAATATCACTGATATTATTTTTGATGCCTTTTGGAATGGCAAAAAAGTCGAAAAAATCCGATAAAACTCAATACTCACTTATGCTTATAAAAAGGATAGGTGGTCAGCATATGCCAACCACCTATCACATGGGAACTATCCTCCCTCGTAGAGAGAGGATATTACCTACTTACAAACAGGATTTATTCATTACACTACCTGAATATTTGCCTGCACATACACTAGTGTATCGTCTTGGTGGTTAAATTCATAACCCTCATAACGTACACCGTCTTTTATGGTAGAACCCACTTTGTGCCAGCTTCCTTTATTACCTTCTCTCAAGTTAGCACGAGCTGGGCTGACATTACCAAAGTCCACTTTGTCATCAAAGCCACCTTTAACAAATACTGTCGTACGATCAGCACGTGCAGCATCTGAAGTAACTCGTAATGTGTTGCTACCAGAGCCTGAAATGTCAATGGTTTCTACTTCAATAAAGTCTTTTAAGTGTAAAACAGCGTTTTTACCCGTGATTTTAACGGTATCATGGCCAGAACCACCATTGATTTTACCTGTACCTTGTACATAGGTAACAGAGTCATCACCTGCACCTAGTTCCATCTTACCGTTAAAGCGACCACCAATTTCTACGATGTCTTTACCTTTGCCACCATAGATTTTGGCACCCGGATCAACATTCACCGCAATGCGTAGATGATTAACATCAAAAACGCTGTCGGTATTGTGATCGTTACCGAGGCTACGACCTGTACCATCTTGGTAAGTATGTAAATAAACCGCTGGCATTGGTTTACCACTACCTAAATCAATAATCGTACTACCCACTAAGCTACCGCCACCTAAAGCACCAAAACCAATATTGATGTTGTCACTACCACTACCACCAGAAATGATAGAGTTATGGATACTACCACCAATATTGATAATATCATCACCTGACTCACCAAAAATAGCAGAAACTGCTTGATTTTGATTGCTTGATGCTCCCGCTGTATTAACAGCTGAAGTTACTTTTAAGCGGATATCCACTTGGTCATTACCTTCACCAAGGTAAATACGAGTTTGTTGATTTTCATCACCACGGATACGTACATAGTCATTACCTGCGCCCATATCAATCGTAGAAATACTCTTATTACCATCTGTTTTTAGACCATATTGGGTATTGTTATCCCCCCAGTTAGATACACTGCCAGCCTGACCTTTACGGAATTCTTGACCGTTAGCATAGTAACCGATAAAGACTTTATCATCACCATCTGTGGTAGTGTAAGCGTCTGCCCCTTTAG encodes:
- the norR gene encoding nitric oxide reductase transcriptional regulator NorR, whose protein sequence is MSHHLIIEDLNKELSPTQRLARLATTIKTEFGCSAVGLLRLHHDTLLMEAAAGLSPDTLGRQFKLAEHPRLQTIVNDSAPVHFDQNSSLPDPYDGLVDESLGENLHVHDCLGCKLFVNGQLWGIITLDAMKDTFTKANKEKLFQSIHLFEASIRMAQIEKQLAEQQLFTPIDAQSEIKNNRKVIGDSPAILHLTEEIRLISDSDLPLLITGETGVGKDVFAHYAHAYSKRHARPLIIVNCAALPDALAESELFGHVKGAFSGATHERIGRFEAADNGTLFLDEIGELSLSIQSKLLRAIQNGEIQRLGSDKLHYVNVRIIAASNRDLKKEVEEGNFRKDLYHRLSVYPLHIPPLRERGNDILLLAGYFLELNRSRLGLRGLRLSPSASQALLHYHWPGNVRELEHIISRASLKARGASHSRHDIVTIESYQLDIDNLSEQPHPIQDTHTAPAIPIDTSLPLKVLIQNFEKEVIQQTLEQTHYRWTEAGKRLGIDTSNLHKLAKKLGLK